A genome region from Gigantopelta aegis isolate Gae_Host chromosome 3, Gae_host_genome, whole genome shotgun sequence includes the following:
- the LOC121368152 gene encoding SWI/SNF-related matrix-associated actin-dependent regulator of chromatin subfamily B member 1-A-like isoform X2 produces the protein MAATKDGSFYHVPKTFGEKPKSFTIEENGEAYYIGSEVGNYLRLFRGSLYKKYPSMWRRLVTVDERKKIANIGFGQHSLATNITLLKAAEVDEIFEGNDDKYKAVSLGSDISFPRETKQKRSTWVPTVPSSSHHLDAVPCSTPINRNRLSKNKVRTFPLCFDDTNPAQIHENAAQSECLVPIRLDMEFDGQKLRDCFTWNKNETLITPEQFAEVLCDDLDLNPLNFVSAISQAIRQQIEAYPSDVTPESLDQRIILKLNIHVGNISLVDQFEWDMSDSENSPEQFSTKLCAELGLGGEFVTAIAYSIRGQLSWHQRTYAFSEAPLPIVEIAIRNQNEADQWCPFLETLTDAEMEKKIRDQDRNTRRMRRLANTTPSCVPQLHAKRHKIS, from the exons GTTGGTAACTATTTACGATTGTTTCGTGGGTCACTCTATAAGAAATATCCCTCTATGTGGAGAAGACTGGTCACAGTGGATGAACGAAAGAAAATTGCTAATATag GTTTCGGTCAGCACTCCTTGGCTACAAACATCACACTGCTCAAAGCGGCCGAGGTTGACGAGATATTTGAGGGAAACGACGATAAATACAAAGCTGTTTCTTTAGGCAGTGATATATCCTTTCCGAG AGAAACTAAGCAGAAGAGAAGCACCTGGGTTCCAACAGTACCGAGCAGCTCTCACCATTTAGATGCTGTTCCGTGTTCAACTCCTATAAACAGAAACCGACTCAGCAAGAACAAAGTCAGAACATTCCCTCTGTG TTTTGATGATACTAACCCAGCCCAGATCCATGAAAATGCAGCTCAGTCTGAATGTCTAGTTCCTATTAGACTCGACATGGAGTTTGATGGGCAGAAGTTACGAGATTGTTTTACATGGAACAAAAATG AAACGTTGATTACCCCTGAGCAGTTTGCTGAAGTGTTGTGTGATGATTTGGATCTGAACCCACTCAACTTTGTGTCGGCAATCTCACAGGCAATCCGACAGCAGATAGAGGCATACCCGTCAGACGTAACCCCCGAATCACTGGACCagagaattattttaaaa ttaaATATTCATGTGGGTAATATTTCATTAGTGGATCAATTTGAATGGGACATGTCAGATTCAGAAAACAGTCCTGAGCAGTTTTCAACCAAGCTTTGTGCTGAATTGG GACTAGGTGGTGAATTTGTCACAGCAATAGCTTACAGCATTCGAGGACAACTGAGCTGGCATCAACGCACGTACGCTTTCAG TGAAGCTCCTTTGCCAATTGTTGAGATTGCAATCCGGAACCAGAATGAGGCTGACCAATGGTGTCCATTCCTTGAGACTCTGACGGATGCCGAGATGGAGAAAAAGATACGAGATCAGGATAGAAACACAAG aCGAATGAGACGATTGGCTAATACTACCCCATCATG TGTACCTCAACTTCACGCAAAAAGGCATAAGATTTCTTGA
- the LOC121368152 gene encoding SWI/SNF-related matrix-associated actin-dependent regulator of chromatin subfamily B member 1-A-like isoform X1: MAATKDGSFYHVPKTFGEKPKSFTIEENGEAYYIGSEVGNYLRLFRGSLYKKYPSMWRRLVTVDERKKIANIVFAGFGQHSLATNITLLKAAEVDEIFEGNDDKYKAVSLGSDISFPRETKQKRSTWVPTVPSSSHHLDAVPCSTPINRNRLSKNKVRTFPLCFDDTNPAQIHENAAQSECLVPIRLDMEFDGQKLRDCFTWNKNETLITPEQFAEVLCDDLDLNPLNFVSAISQAIRQQIEAYPSDVTPESLDQRIILKLNIHVGNISLVDQFEWDMSDSENSPEQFSTKLCAELGLGGEFVTAIAYSIRGQLSWHQRTYAFSEAPLPIVEIAIRNQNEADQWCPFLETLTDAEMEKKIRDQDRNTRRMRRLANTTPSCVPQLHAKRHKIS, translated from the exons GTTGGTAACTATTTACGATTGTTTCGTGGGTCACTCTATAAGAAATATCCCTCTATGTGGAGAAGACTGGTCACAGTGGATGAACGAAAGAAAATTGCTAATATag TTTTTGCAGGTTTCGGTCAGCACTCCTTGGCTACAAACATCACACTGCTCAAAGCGGCCGAGGTTGACGAGATATTTGAGGGAAACGACGATAAATACAAAGCTGTTTCTTTAGGCAGTGATATATCCTTTCCGAG AGAAACTAAGCAGAAGAGAAGCACCTGGGTTCCAACAGTACCGAGCAGCTCTCACCATTTAGATGCTGTTCCGTGTTCAACTCCTATAAACAGAAACCGACTCAGCAAGAACAAAGTCAGAACATTCCCTCTGTG TTTTGATGATACTAACCCAGCCCAGATCCATGAAAATGCAGCTCAGTCTGAATGTCTAGTTCCTATTAGACTCGACATGGAGTTTGATGGGCAGAAGTTACGAGATTGTTTTACATGGAACAAAAATG AAACGTTGATTACCCCTGAGCAGTTTGCTGAAGTGTTGTGTGATGATTTGGATCTGAACCCACTCAACTTTGTGTCGGCAATCTCACAGGCAATCCGACAGCAGATAGAGGCATACCCGTCAGACGTAACCCCCGAATCACTGGACCagagaattattttaaaa ttaaATATTCATGTGGGTAATATTTCATTAGTGGATCAATTTGAATGGGACATGTCAGATTCAGAAAACAGTCCTGAGCAGTTTTCAACCAAGCTTTGTGCTGAATTGG GACTAGGTGGTGAATTTGTCACAGCAATAGCTTACAGCATTCGAGGACAACTGAGCTGGCATCAACGCACGTACGCTTTCAG TGAAGCTCCTTTGCCAATTGTTGAGATTGCAATCCGGAACCAGAATGAGGCTGACCAATGGTGTCCATTCCTTGAGACTCTGACGGATGCCGAGATGGAGAAAAAGATACGAGATCAGGATAGAAACACAAG aCGAATGAGACGATTGGCTAATACTACCCCATCATG TGTACCTCAACTTCACGCAAAAAGGCATAAGATTTCTTGA
- the LOC121368152 gene encoding SWI/SNF-related matrix-associated actin-dependent regulator of chromatin subfamily B member 1-A-like isoform X4, with the protein MAATKDGSFYHVPKTFGEKPKSFTIEENGEAYYIGSEVGNYLRLFRGSLYKKYPSMWRRLVTVDERKKIANIGFGQHSLATNITLLKAAEVDEIFEGNDDKYKAVSLGSDISFPRETKQKRSTWVPTVPSSSHHLDAVPCSTPINRNRLSKNKVRTFPLCFDDTNPAQIHENAAQSECLVPIRLDMEFDGQKLRDCFTWNKNETLITPEQFAEVLCDDLDLNPLNFVSAISQAIRQQIEAYPSDVTPESLDQRIILKLNIHVGNISLVDQFEWDMSDSENSPEQFSTKLCAELGLGGEFVTAIAYSIRGQLSWHQRTYAFSEAPLPIVEIAIRNQNEADQWCPFLETLTDAEMEKKIRDQDRNTRRMRRLANTTPSW; encoded by the exons GTTGGTAACTATTTACGATTGTTTCGTGGGTCACTCTATAAGAAATATCCCTCTATGTGGAGAAGACTGGTCACAGTGGATGAACGAAAGAAAATTGCTAATATag GTTTCGGTCAGCACTCCTTGGCTACAAACATCACACTGCTCAAAGCGGCCGAGGTTGACGAGATATTTGAGGGAAACGACGATAAATACAAAGCTGTTTCTTTAGGCAGTGATATATCCTTTCCGAG AGAAACTAAGCAGAAGAGAAGCACCTGGGTTCCAACAGTACCGAGCAGCTCTCACCATTTAGATGCTGTTCCGTGTTCAACTCCTATAAACAGAAACCGACTCAGCAAGAACAAAGTCAGAACATTCCCTCTGTG TTTTGATGATACTAACCCAGCCCAGATCCATGAAAATGCAGCTCAGTCTGAATGTCTAGTTCCTATTAGACTCGACATGGAGTTTGATGGGCAGAAGTTACGAGATTGTTTTACATGGAACAAAAATG AAACGTTGATTACCCCTGAGCAGTTTGCTGAAGTGTTGTGTGATGATTTGGATCTGAACCCACTCAACTTTGTGTCGGCAATCTCACAGGCAATCCGACAGCAGATAGAGGCATACCCGTCAGACGTAACCCCCGAATCACTGGACCagagaattattttaaaa ttaaATATTCATGTGGGTAATATTTCATTAGTGGATCAATTTGAATGGGACATGTCAGATTCAGAAAACAGTCCTGAGCAGTTTTCAACCAAGCTTTGTGCTGAATTGG GACTAGGTGGTGAATTTGTCACAGCAATAGCTTACAGCATTCGAGGACAACTGAGCTGGCATCAACGCACGTACGCTTTCAG TGAAGCTCCTTTGCCAATTGTTGAGATTGCAATCCGGAACCAGAATGAGGCTGACCAATGGTGTCCATTCCTTGAGACTCTGACGGATGCCGAGATGGAGAAAAAGATACGAGATCAGGATAGAAACACAAG aCGAATGAGACGATTGGCTAATACTACCCCATCATGGTGA
- the LOC121368152 gene encoding SWI/SNF-related matrix-associated actin-dependent regulator of chromatin subfamily B member 1-A-like isoform X3 — MAATKDGSFYHVPKTFGEKPKSFTIEENGEAYYIGSEVGNYLRLFRGSLYKKYPSMWRRLVTVDERKKIANIVFAGFGQHSLATNITLLKAAEVDEIFEGNDDKYKAVSLGSDISFPRETKQKRSTWVPTVPSSSHHLDAVPCSTPINRNRLSKNKVRTFPLCFDDTNPAQIHENAAQSECLVPIRLDMEFDGQKLRDCFTWNKNETLITPEQFAEVLCDDLDLNPLNFVSAISQAIRQQIEAYPSDVTPESLDQRIILKLNIHVGNISLVDQFEWDMSDSENSPEQFSTKLCAELGLGGEFVTAIAYSIRGQLSWHQRTYAFSEAPLPIVEIAIRNQNEADQWCPFLETLTDAEMEKKIRDQDRNTRRMRRLANTTPSW; from the exons GTTGGTAACTATTTACGATTGTTTCGTGGGTCACTCTATAAGAAATATCCCTCTATGTGGAGAAGACTGGTCACAGTGGATGAACGAAAGAAAATTGCTAATATag TTTTTGCAGGTTTCGGTCAGCACTCCTTGGCTACAAACATCACACTGCTCAAAGCGGCCGAGGTTGACGAGATATTTGAGGGAAACGACGATAAATACAAAGCTGTTTCTTTAGGCAGTGATATATCCTTTCCGAG AGAAACTAAGCAGAAGAGAAGCACCTGGGTTCCAACAGTACCGAGCAGCTCTCACCATTTAGATGCTGTTCCGTGTTCAACTCCTATAAACAGAAACCGACTCAGCAAGAACAAAGTCAGAACATTCCCTCTGTG TTTTGATGATACTAACCCAGCCCAGATCCATGAAAATGCAGCTCAGTCTGAATGTCTAGTTCCTATTAGACTCGACATGGAGTTTGATGGGCAGAAGTTACGAGATTGTTTTACATGGAACAAAAATG AAACGTTGATTACCCCTGAGCAGTTTGCTGAAGTGTTGTGTGATGATTTGGATCTGAACCCACTCAACTTTGTGTCGGCAATCTCACAGGCAATCCGACAGCAGATAGAGGCATACCCGTCAGACGTAACCCCCGAATCACTGGACCagagaattattttaaaa ttaaATATTCATGTGGGTAATATTTCATTAGTGGATCAATTTGAATGGGACATGTCAGATTCAGAAAACAGTCCTGAGCAGTTTTCAACCAAGCTTTGTGCTGAATTGG GACTAGGTGGTGAATTTGTCACAGCAATAGCTTACAGCATTCGAGGACAACTGAGCTGGCATCAACGCACGTACGCTTTCAG TGAAGCTCCTTTGCCAATTGTTGAGATTGCAATCCGGAACCAGAATGAGGCTGACCAATGGTGTCCATTCCTTGAGACTCTGACGGATGCCGAGATGGAGAAAAAGATACGAGATCAGGATAGAAACACAAG aCGAATGAGACGATTGGCTAATACTACCCCATCATGGTGA